The genome window GTGTCAAAAATGACGGCACGATAACTGCGATTCAATACAAAGCGTATCTCGATGGAGGCGCGTATGGAAGTTATGGAATTATTACAACGTATTATTCCGGACAATTGCTCACCTTGCCGTATAAAGTTCCGCATTACAAATTTGAAAGCACGCGCGTTTACACGAACAAACCACCGTGCGGACCAAAACGCGGACACGGTGCAGTTCAGCCGCGATTTGCGTTTGAAGTGCAACTCGATAGAATTGCGGAAGAACTCAGAATTGATTCTGCGGAATTGCGATTGAAAAATCTTGTTGAGAAAAATTCCACGACAATCAATTCGCTTCGTATTACAAGTTGCGGAATGCAAGAATGCATTGAAAAAGTTTTGGACGCATCAGATTGGAAAAATAAAAAAGGAAAACTTCCGCGCGGTCGTGGAATTGGAATTGCCGCAAGCGCATACATCAGCGGTGCGGGAAAAGAAATCAACTGGCTCGGACTTCCGCATAGTGGAGCGATGGTGAAAATTGACAGAGGCGGCGGCGTTACTGTGTTTTGCGGTTCGTCGGATATTGGGCAAGGTTCAAATACAGTGCTTGCATCGCTCGTTGCGAAAACGCTGGGGATAAAAATTGACAACGTGAAAGTGTATGAAGCAGATACGGATTTAACTCCGGTGGATTTGGGAAGTTATTCAAGCCGCGTAACGTTTATGGCGGGAAATGCAGTGTTGCAAGCCGCGAAAAAATTGAAAGAAAAAATTTTCATTGCCGTTGCAGAAAAGTTTGAAGTAGAGAAAACTTTGTTGGTTGCAAACGAAGGAAATATTTTTGTTGAAAATAATTTCGAAAAGAAAATTACTTTCATTGATGCGGCACGATTAGCAGAACAAAAATTCGGAACGCTTTCGGAAGTTGGTTCTTACTCGCCGCCGAAACTTGGAGGAACATACAAAGGCGCGGGAGCGGGACCATCGCCGGCGTATAGTTTTACTGCGCACGTAGTTGAGTTGGAAGTGGATGAAGAAACGGGACACGTTACAATTCACAAAGTATGGTCAGCGCACGATTGCGGAAAAGCGTTGAACAAAACTCTTGTCGAAGGACAAATCGAAGGAAGCGTGTATATGGGAATCGGTGAAGCGCTGTTTGAAAATCTTTCCTACACACGCAACACAAAATCAACACTTGGCGGACTTTTGAAAACTGCATCGCTGCTCGATTATAAAACGCCGACATCGCTCGATACGCCGGATATAGAAACTATCATCGTTGAAAGTAACGACCCGGAAGGACCTCTTGGAGCAAAAGAAGCGGGAGAAGGTCCATTGCTTGCAGTGATTCCCGCAATTGCAAATGCGATTTACGATGCAGTTGGCGTGCGATTGCATAACGTTCCATTTCTTCCTGAAAAAGTTTTGCAAGCAATTGAAGAAAAGAAACGCGCGTTCAATTTCAAAGCAGAGTTAG of Ignavibacteria bacterium contains these proteins:
- a CDS encoding aldehyde oxidase, translated to GGKSEPFALEFCAAFLSMKTGRPVKITYTREEVFYSHRGRHATKMRLKTGVKNDGTITAIQYKAYLDGGAYGSYGIITTYYSGQLLTLPYKVPHYKFESTRVYTNKPPCGPKRGHGAVQPRFAFEVQLDRIAEELRIDSAELRLKNLVEKNSTTINSLRITSCGMQECIEKVLDASDWKNKKGKLPRGRGIGIAASAYISGAGKEINWLGLPHSGAMVKIDRGGGVTVFCGSSDIGQGSNTVLASLVAKTLGIKIDNVKVYEADTDLTPVDLGSYSSRVTFMAGNAVLQAAKKLKEKIFIAVAEKFEVEKTLLVANEGNIFVENNFEKKITFIDAARLAEQKFGTLSEVGSYSPPKLGGTYKGAGAGPSPAYSFTAHVVELEVDEETGHVTIHKVWSAHDCGKALNKTLVEGQIEGSVYMGIGEALFENLSYTRNTKSTLGGLLKTASLLDYKTPTSLDTPDIETIIVESNDPEGPLGAKEAGEGPLLAVIPAIANAIYDAVGVRLHNVPFLPEKVLQAIEEKKRAFNFKAELVEAL